The following proteins are co-located in the uncultured Tolumonas sp. genome:
- the miaA gene encoding tRNA (adenosine(37)-N6)-dimethylallyltransferase MiaA, translating into MGPTASGKTALAIELAKRLPCDIISVDSALVYRGMDIGTAKPTAAEQAQAPHRLLDLIDPTEAYSAADFRRDALREIESIVAQGRIPLLVGGTMLYYKALLEGLSPLPAADPLIRQAIETEAEQIGWDALHQQLQQIDPVSAARIHPNDPQRLSRALEVYRISGKTLTELTQTKGEQLPYRTLQFAIAPTDRELLRQRIAERYQLMLSQGFEQEVRALYQRGDLHADLPSIRCVGYRQMWEYLEGKMSYDEMVYRGIVATCQLAKRQMTWLSGWENVTWLETGAVNNADIVCQSITSA; encoded by the coding sequence ATGGGGCCAACCGCATCGGGTAAAACTGCACTGGCGATTGAATTAGCAAAACGTTTGCCATGTGACATCATCAGTGTTGATTCGGCATTAGTTTATCGTGGCATGGATATTGGTACGGCTAAACCCACCGCTGCTGAGCAGGCACAAGCGCCACATCGTCTATTAGATCTTATTGATCCGACAGAGGCTTATTCCGCTGCCGATTTTCGTCGTGACGCATTACGCGAAATAGAGTCGATCGTGGCACAAGGGCGTATTCCGTTATTGGTCGGCGGAACCATGCTGTATTACAAAGCGTTGCTGGAAGGGTTGTCACCATTGCCCGCAGCTGATCCGCTTATCCGCCAAGCAATTGAAACCGAAGCAGAACAAATCGGCTGGGATGCATTACATCAACAGTTGCAGCAGATTGATCCTGTCTCGGCAGCCCGCATTCATCCGAATGATCCGCAGCGATTGTCGCGTGCGCTGGAGGTGTATCGTATCAGTGGCAAAACATTAACTGAATTAACGCAGACCAAAGGCGAGCAGCTGCCTTACCGTACACTACAATTTGCTATTGCGCCGACCGATCGTGAATTGTTGCGGCAACGTATCGCCGAACGCTATCAATTAATGCTGTCACAAGGTTTTGAGCAAGAAGTCCGGGCGCTTTATCAGCGCGGTGATCTGCATGCCGATTTACCATCTATTCGTTGTGTCGGATACCGACAGATGTGGGAATATCTGGAAGGGAAGATGAGTTACGATGAAATGGTCTACCGCGGTATTGTTGCCACCTGCCAGTTAGCCAAGCGACAGATGACCTGGTTAAGCGGATGGGAAAACGTGACGTGGCTTGAAACTGGCGCAGTCAATAACGCAGATATTGTCTGCCAGAGCATCACAAGCGCATGA
- the hfq gene encoding RNA chaperone Hfq produces the protein MAKGQSLQDPFLNALRRERVPVSIYLVNGIKLQGQVESFDQFVILLKNTVSQMVYKHAISTVVPARPVAHHAPTAGEGDSQSEE, from the coding sequence ATGGCTAAGGGGCAATCCTTACAAGACCCATTTTTGAACGCATTACGTCGTGAACGCGTTCCTGTGTCTATTTACCTGGTTAACGGCATTAAACTGCAAGGACAAGTAGAATCTTTCGATCAGTTTGTCATTCTTTTGAAAAATACTGTCAGCCAGATGGTTTATAAGCACGCTATCTCTACCGTGGTTCCTGCTCGTCCGGTAGCACATCATGCGCCAACTGCTGGTGAAGGCGATTCTCAGTCTGAAGAGTAG
- the hflX gene encoding ribosome rescue GTPase HflX, whose amino-acid sequence MFERYQGGEQAILVHVDFKDEAAREDLRELEMLATSAGATILGTVTTRRDSPQAKFFIGTGKADEIAQEVRRLEADLVIFNHALTPAQERNLERILECRVLDRTTLILDIFAQRARTHEGKLQVELAQLRHISSRLVRGWTHLERQKGGIGMRGPGETQLETDRRLIREKIANILGRLDKVEKQREQGRRARVRNAIPVVSLVGYTNAGKSTLFNRMTQSKVYAADQLFATLDPTLRRIELAKLGPVVLADTVGFIRHLPHDLVAAFKATLQETREADLQLHVIDCADERVQDNIAQVDEVLHEIEADEVPQLLVYNKVDCLPEGMPRIERDDTGKPVAVWLSALTGEGTDLLLSVLDELLSVTVAEFQLKLPISAARLRSRLYELKAIQRESYSEDGDCLIQIRLSEVEWLRLVKQEGENILNFIVQD is encoded by the coding sequence TTGTTTGAACGCTATCAAGGCGGAGAACAGGCTATTCTGGTGCACGTCGATTTTAAGGATGAAGCTGCCAGAGAAGATTTGCGTGAGTTGGAAATGTTGGCTACCTCTGCAGGGGCAACCATTTTAGGCACTGTTACTACCCGTCGCGACTCCCCACAAGCCAAGTTTTTTATCGGTACCGGTAAAGCAGATGAAATAGCGCAAGAAGTTCGTCGTTTAGAGGCGGATCTGGTTATCTTCAATCATGCTTTAACACCTGCGCAGGAACGAAACCTCGAGCGTATTCTCGAATGCCGTGTACTGGACCGCACAACACTCATCCTCGATATCTTTGCTCAACGTGCGCGTACCCATGAAGGTAAACTGCAGGTCGAATTGGCGCAGCTACGCCATATATCCAGTCGCTTAGTTCGTGGCTGGACACACCTTGAGCGCCAAAAAGGCGGGATCGGTATGCGTGGCCCAGGTGAAACACAGTTGGAAACCGACCGTCGTCTCATCAGAGAGAAAATTGCCAATATTCTTGGTCGCCTGGATAAAGTTGAAAAACAACGTGAACAGGGGCGCCGGGCGCGTGTGCGTAATGCGATTCCTGTCGTGTCATTGGTTGGTTATACCAATGCGGGTAAATCGACCCTGTTTAACCGCATGACACAGTCGAAGGTGTATGCTGCCGATCAGTTATTCGCCACCCTTGATCCCACATTGCGCCGAATTGAATTAGCCAAGTTGGGGCCGGTCGTATTAGCCGATACGGTGGGTTTTATCCGACATTTACCACATGATTTAGTGGCTGCATTTAAAGCCACACTGCAAGAAACCCGCGAAGCTGATTTACAGCTGCATGTGATCGATTGTGCTGATGAACGAGTACAAGATAACATCGCTCAGGTAGATGAAGTGCTTCATGAAATTGAAGCGGATGAAGTTCCGCAGCTACTGGTTTATAACAAAGTTGATTGTCTTCCCGAAGGAATGCCTCGGATTGAGCGAGATGACACGGGTAAGCCAGTTGCGGTATGGTTATCTGCGCTGACCGGTGAAGGCACCGATTTACTCTTATCTGTCTTGGATGAACTACTCAGTGTTACGGTTGCCGAGTTTCAGCTTAAATTGCCGATATCTGCGGCACGTTTACGCAGCCGGTTATATGAACTGAAAGCGATACAGCGGGAAAGTTATAGTGAAGATGGCGATTGTTTAATTCAAATCCGTCTTTCCGAAGTGGAATGGCTGCGTCTTGTTAAGCAAGAAGGTGAGAACATTCTTAATTTCATCGTTCAGGATTAA
- the hflK gene encoding FtsH protease activity modulator HflK — protein sequence MAWNEPGNNNDKDRDPWKTTGKSQIPPDLDKLLKNVWGKLSGSFGGQTPTSSGSSTGLVIFALLAVVVWIGSGFYTIEEAERGVVLRFGKYHETVDPGLRWKWTFIDKVIPVDVESVKSMPSSGFMLTEDENVVRVEMDVQYRVVDPRAYLFSVTNADNSLREATDSALRYVVGHTSMDELLTRGREKVRQGTWQTLEEIINPYHMGIAIADVNFLPARPPEEVKDAFDDAISAQEDEQRFIREAEAYARETEPKARGQVKRLEEEALGYKEQVVLKASGEVARFNELLPQYIAAPQLTRERLYLDTMEELYQNTNKVLIDVPKGNNNVIYLPLDKMSTNQTNSKKDNVTAPLPATATDPAVNTPVSTAPAENDASTDSVDSAPIRDSSRTSGRY from the coding sequence ATGGCCTGGAATGAGCCTGGAAACAATAATGACAAAGATCGAGACCCCTGGAAAACTACAGGAAAAAGTCAGATCCCACCTGATTTAGATAAATTACTGAAAAATGTCTGGGGTAAATTATCAGGCTCCTTTGGTGGTCAAACCCCGACTAGTTCAGGTAGCAGTACCGGTCTCGTCATTTTTGCTTTATTAGCGGTTGTCGTCTGGATTGGTAGTGGTTTTTATACCATTGAAGAAGCTGAACGTGGTGTGGTGTTACGCTTTGGGAAATACCATGAAACCGTCGATCCTGGCTTACGTTGGAAATGGACGTTTATTGATAAAGTGATTCCGGTCGATGTGGAATCAGTGAAATCAATGCCTTCCTCTGGTTTTATGCTGACTGAAGATGAAAACGTGGTGCGGGTTGAAATGGATGTTCAATACCGCGTGGTAGATCCACGTGCTTATTTATTCAGTGTGACGAATGCCGATAATAGTCTGCGTGAGGCGACCGACAGTGCGCTGCGTTATGTCGTTGGCCACACCAGTATGGACGAGTTGTTAACGCGCGGTCGTGAAAAGGTACGTCAAGGTACTTGGCAGACGCTGGAAGAGATCATTAATCCTTACCATATGGGGATTGCCATCGCGGATGTGAACTTCTTACCTGCTCGCCCACCGGAAGAAGTTAAAGATGCGTTTGACGATGCCATTTCCGCACAAGAAGACGAACAACGTTTTATCCGTGAAGCGGAAGCTTATGCACGTGAAACAGAACCTAAAGCGCGTGGTCAGGTCAAACGACTGGAAGAGGAAGCTTTAGGCTATAAAGAGCAGGTGGTATTAAAAGCCAGCGGTGAAGTGGCGCGTTTTAACGAGTTGTTGCCACAATATATTGCCGCACCGCAACTGACTCGTGAACGTTTGTATCTGGATACGATGGAAGAGTTGTATCAGAACACGAACAAAGTATTGATTGATGTTCCGAAAGGGAACAACAACGTGATCTATCTGCCATTAGATAAAATGAGTACAAATCAGACTAACTCTAAAAAAGACAATGTAACAGCGCCTCTGCCTGCAACAGCGACAGATCCGGCGGTGAATACTCCCGTGTCAACCGCGCCAGCAGAGAATGATGCAAGTACTGACAGTGTAGACAGTGCGCCCATCCGCGATAGTAGCCGTACGAGCGGGAGATACTAA